One genomic region from Bacteroidia bacterium encodes:
- the istA gene encoding IS21 family transposase: protein MLVLEVLRLYEQLSYSLREIENTSICSKTTAGKIINRCKELNLNYDVAKTLTEKKLKSLIFPETPGRQTKKLPDYSVIHQKLNTSKKNQQYLWEDAVQRGETDLSYSRFCFHYRNWKNEQGYGVYTPIDRKPGEKLYVDWAGDTLKCVFDSQKGKLLKTYFFVSTLGVSGYPYCEATTNMDQFSFNNAHVNALKWYGALPKIIVPDNCQTAVTRASMWDPKLNRAYLELAQHYKVAIHPARVRKPKDKASVETTVKWLETWLLEFLKDTGPFYSLNELNEVIKRRLKELVNRNYTESTRKNETRLSLYQKVDLPAMRALAKSHMEIYDFKRGTVPDYYHAMYDSFYYSIPYYLFKKPYTLHAFQNRIQIFVGNEQVALHQRKYSGKRYVTKTEHMPEKDKYYLSLGQKDGNYYRRWASNYSQECRDVIESILSSFDYEPQGYKSCLGILMLAKKYSIQTLNAACSKALELNSPSYTTVSRLLKTNAQFIQTSVCANETVPQPEDLRTKQWKSLKIGGLK from the coding sequence ATGTTAGTCCTAGAGGTGTTGCGACTTTATGAGCAACTATCGTACTCTCTAAGAGAGATTGAAAACACATCAATTTGTAGTAAAACAACAGCTGGTAAAATTATTAATCGCTGCAAAGAACTTAACCTTAACTATGATGTAGCAAAAACTTTAACAGAGAAAAAATTGAAAAGTTTAATTTTCCCAGAAACGCCAGGAAGGCAAACAAAGAAGCTACCAGATTACAGTGTCATTCACCAAAAACTAAATACTAGCAAAAAGAACCAACAGTACCTTTGGGAAGATGCAGTTCAAAGAGGGGAAACAGATCTAAGTTACAGCAGGTTTTGCTTCCACTACCGCAACTGGAAAAATGAGCAAGGCTATGGAGTTTACACACCAATTGACAGAAAGCCTGGAGAAAAGCTTTATGTAGATTGGGCAGGGGATACACTAAAATGTGTATTCGACTCACAAAAAGGTAAATTATTAAAAACCTACTTTTTCGTTAGCACCCTTGGAGTAAGCGGTTATCCCTACTGTGAAGCCACTACCAATATGGACCAGTTCTCATTTAATAATGCCCACGTTAATGCACTTAAATGGTATGGTGCTCTACCTAAAATAATTGTCCCAGACAATTGTCAAACTGCAGTAACCAGAGCAAGTATGTGGGATCCTAAGTTAAATAGAGCCTATCTAGAACTGGCCCAGCATTACAAAGTAGCAATACATCCAGCTAGAGTTAGAAAGCCTAAAGATAAAGCTAGTGTTGAAACAACTGTAAAATGGTTAGAAACTTGGCTACTAGAGTTTTTAAAAGATACTGGTCCTTTTTACTCTCTTAATGAGCTCAATGAAGTAATCAAAAGAAGATTAAAAGAGTTAGTTAACCGTAATTACACTGAAAGTACAAGGAAAAATGAGACAAGGTTATCTTTGTATCAAAAAGTAGATCTACCTGCAATGAGAGCTTTAGCTAAATCTCATATGGAAATATATGACTTTAAAAGGGGTACAGTCCCTGACTACTACCATGCTATGTATGACTCCTTTTACTATTCAATTCCTTATTACCTCTTTAAAAAACCTTACACCCTTCACGCTTTTCAAAATAGGATTCAAATCTTTGTAGGAAATGAACAAGTTGCCCTACATCAAAGAAAATATAGTGGCAAACGTTATGTTACTAAAACAGAACATATGCCTGAAAAAGATAAATATTACCTTAGCCTAGGACAAAAAGATGGTAATTATTACCGAAGGTGGGCATCCAACTATAGCCAAGAGTGCAGAGACGTAATTGAATCAATACTAAGTTCTTTCGACTATGAACCCCAAGGATACAAATCTTGTCTTGGGATTTTAATGCTTGCCAAAAAATATTCAATACAAACTCTTAATGCTGCTTGTAGTAAAGCACTAGAACTCAACAGCCCCTCTTACACCACTGTGTCTAGATTATTAAAAACAAATGCACAATTCATTCAAACCTCTGTATGTGCCAACGAAACAGTTCCTCAACCTGAAGATTTAAGAACTAAGCAGTGGAAATCCCTTAAAATAGGAGGTTTAAAATGA